In Candidatus Defluviilinea proxima, a single genomic region encodes these proteins:
- the gap gene encoding type I glyceraldehyde-3-phosphate dehydrogenase, with amino-acid sequence MTVKVGINGFGRIGRQVLKAIRDMYPNELEVVAFNDIGDMKTMGHLLKYDSTYGRFNGTVEVLEDALLIDGKRVKVFKETDPAAIKWSELGIDIVIESTGLFTIKEDGVNKKGKVVKGAVNHITSGGAKKVIISAPAEGEDLTVVLGVNEDKYDASKHHVVSNASCTTNCLAPAAKVVHDQLTIKRAFMTTIHSYTNDQKVLDMPHSDLRRARASGLNIIPTTTGAAKAVALVIPDLKGKFDGYSLRVPTPTVSVVDFTAEVEKETTTEELRQMFRDAAKQPRFKGVLEAVDEPLVSMDFKGSSYSSSVDLPFTSVLGKDKSNFIKVVTWYDNEWGYSCRTADLAALMAKSL; translated from the coding sequence ATGACAGTAAAAGTAGGTATTAACGGATTTGGTCGTATCGGCCGCCAGGTTCTCAAGGCGATCCGCGATATGTATCCAAATGAATTGGAAGTCGTTGCGTTCAACGACATCGGCGACATGAAGACCATGGGTCATTTGCTCAAGTACGATTCAACTTACGGACGTTTTAACGGCACAGTTGAAGTTTTGGAAGATGCATTGTTGATCGATGGTAAGAGAGTCAAAGTTTTCAAGGAAACCGATCCTGCCGCCATCAAGTGGAGCGAACTTGGCATCGATATTGTCATTGAGTCGACCGGTTTGTTCACCATCAAGGAAGACGGCGTGAACAAGAAGGGTAAAGTTGTCAAAGGTGCTGTGAATCACATCACCTCTGGTGGCGCCAAGAAAGTCATCATTTCTGCTCCTGCAGAAGGCGAAGACCTGACCGTTGTATTGGGCGTCAACGAAGACAAATACGATGCATCCAAGCATCATGTAGTTTCGAACGCTTCCTGCACCACCAACTGCTTGGCTCCTGCCGCTAAAGTTGTGCATGACCAACTCACCATCAAGCGCGCTTTCATGACCACCATTCACTCGTACACCAACGATCAGAAGGTGCTCGATATGCCGCATTCTGACCTGCGCCGCGCTCGCGCTTCCGGTTTGAACATCATCCCGACCACTACCGGCGCCGCCAAGGCTGTTGCGTTGGTTATCCCTGACCTCAAGGGCAAGTTCGATGGATATTCCTTGCGCGTCCCGACCCCGACCGTCTCTGTTGTCGATTTCACCGCTGAAGTTGAAAAAGAGACCACCACGGAAGAACTGCGCCAGATGTTCCGTGATGCCGCCAAGCAACCCCGCTTCAAGGGTGTCCTCGAAGCCGTGGACGAACCCTTGGTCAGCATGGACTTCAAAGGCAGTTCCTATAGCTCCTCTGTTGACCTGCCCTTCACCTCTGTTTTGGGCAAGGACAAGAGCAACTTCATCAAAGTCGTCACTTGGTACGATAATGAATGGGGTTATTCCTGCCGCACCGCAGATCTCGCGGCGTTGATGGCGAAGAGCCTGTAG
- a CDS encoding YvcK family protein — protein MNSKQDNFLRNLREIGRWFAPGLGVKRWYFVTLAGVTMLGVGLAMFLLELYRTDSTNPSLLTFLSVASLRFLPRFLRVLIFGGLGVWLVAYGIWKSNASLLRPYVRPGHAVVDELTNYRLRQRGPHIVTIGGGHGLATLLRGLKLYSRNLTAVVTVADDGGSSGLLRESFGILPPGDIRNCLAALSNDEQMLTQLFQYRFSGAGNLDGHSFGNLFITALAEITGSFESAVAESGKVLSVSGRVLPSTLHNVKLVADMQLPHSPNQVRVEGESRIPKMAGRVSRVWLEPNDAPAYPPVIKALLRADMIVVGPGSLYTSLLPNLLVHDLFGAIQASRAVKVYVSNIATQTGETDLLVSCYDHVRALEEHVGDRLFDVVLCNDNYGGQLNDDSQWVRVDEKTLSDSRVRCADLVDEGHPWRHDSKKLAETLSQILDEYTGPLE, from the coding sequence ATGAATTCAAAACAAGATAACTTTCTAAGAAACCTGAGAGAGATCGGGCGTTGGTTTGCGCCGGGGTTGGGCGTCAAGCGTTGGTATTTTGTGACCTTGGCTGGCGTCACTATGTTAGGGGTGGGGCTGGCGATGTTTCTTCTTGAACTATACCGAACCGATTCGACCAACCCTTCGCTTTTGACCTTTCTTTCGGTGGCGTCGCTCCGTTTTTTGCCGCGTTTTCTACGCGTTTTGATATTCGGTGGGTTGGGCGTCTGGCTGGTCGCCTACGGGATCTGGAAAAGTAATGCATCACTGTTGCGCCCTTACGTCCGCCCGGGTCATGCGGTTGTGGATGAACTCACCAATTACCGTCTCCGCCAACGTGGACCGCACATCGTAACCATCGGCGGTGGACATGGCCTCGCCACGCTTCTTCGTGGATTGAAGCTGTATTCTCGAAACCTGACAGCGGTCGTCACTGTAGCAGATGATGGCGGGTCGTCTGGCCTTTTGCGCGAAAGCTTTGGCATCCTACCGCCGGGGGATATTCGCAATTGTCTGGCGGCCCTATCAAACGACGAGCAGATGCTTACGCAACTTTTTCAATACCGTTTTAGCGGCGCAGGGAATTTAGATGGACACTCTTTTGGGAATTTGTTCATCACGGCTTTGGCTGAAATTACTGGCAGTTTCGAAAGTGCGGTGGCTGAATCAGGTAAGGTATTGTCCGTCAGCGGGCGGGTACTACCGTCCACTTTGCATAATGTGAAGCTGGTCGCAGATATGCAACTGCCTCATTCGCCGAATCAGGTTCGGGTGGAGGGAGAGAGCCGAATCCCTAAAATGGCAGGCAGGGTTAGCCGTGTTTGGCTGGAGCCGAACGACGCACCGGCCTATCCGCCAGTCATCAAAGCATTATTACGCGCTGATATGATCGTAGTGGGGCCGGGAAGTTTGTATACCAGCCTTCTCCCAAACCTATTGGTGCATGACCTATTTGGTGCAATTCAGGCCAGTCGTGCCGTCAAAGTATATGTAAGCAACATCGCCACACAGACGGGTGAAACGGACCTGCTGGTTTCGTGTTATGACCATGTGCGTGCCCTTGAGGAGCATGTGGGCGACCGTCTGTTTGACGTGGTGTTGTGCAATGACAACTACGGTGGCCAGTTGAATGACGATTCGCAGTGGGTGCGGGTTGATGAAAAGACCTTGTCTGATTCGCGCGTCCGCTGTGCCGACCTTGTGGATGAGGGGCATCCCTGGCGACATGACTCAAAAAAGCTGGCTGAAACCCTGTCCCAGATCCTGGATGAGTATACCGGGCCTTTGGAATAA
- a CDS encoding ROK family protein, whose translation MSQTIAIDIGGTHIRVAAYESASTTPIAQHKTKSLAHTPGTFDRLVKAIETIWQEGKVDAIGIASPGPLDPHTGVIHDTPNIPEWKNFPLGPKLSEHFGVPVRLDNDANMAGLAEWQFGAGRGHHDLVYLTISTGIGGGVISNNHLLQGYRGMGAELGHMLIDPNGPLCGCGHRGHIEAFSSGPAIARYVKEQINAGRKTSLPTDPSLSAAQIADAAREGDPLAIEGFTRAGKYLGMAVANFLAVFDPSILVFGGGVSQVGDLLFKPFEESLRENVFHQEYLNDLTITQAALGDDAGLLGALALARMQSI comes from the coding sequence ATGAGCCAAACTATAGCCATCGATATCGGCGGAACGCACATCCGCGTTGCCGCTTATGAGTCAGCCAGCACTACTCCCATTGCACAACACAAAACCAAGTCTCTGGCACATACGCCCGGAACATTTGACCGTCTTGTCAAAGCCATTGAAACCATCTGGCAAGAAGGCAAGGTGGATGCCATCGGCATTGCTTCGCCCGGCCCGCTTGACCCACACACCGGAGTTATCCACGATACGCCCAACATTCCCGAGTGGAAGAACTTCCCACTCGGCCCCAAACTTTCTGAGCACTTCGGCGTGCCGGTCCGCTTGGATAACGATGCCAACATGGCCGGTCTGGCCGAATGGCAATTCGGAGCCGGGCGCGGGCATCACGACCTCGTATACCTCACGATCAGCACTGGCATCGGCGGTGGCGTCATCAGCAATAACCACCTTCTCCAAGGGTATCGCGGCATGGGCGCTGAACTCGGTCACATGCTGATAGACCCCAACGGTCCTCTTTGCGGGTGCGGCCATCGCGGACACATCGAAGCATTTTCCTCCGGTCCTGCCATCGCGCGCTACGTCAAAGAACAGATCAATGCGGGACGAAAAACATCGCTTCCAACGGACCCGAGCCTGTCTGCCGCGCAAATAGCCGATGCGGCACGAGAGGGCGATCCGCTTGCGATCGAAGGCTTTACACGCGCAGGGAAGTATCTGGGCATGGCCGTGGCGAATTTCCTCGCAGTCTTCGACCCGTCCATTTTGGTGTTCGGTGGCGGGGTATCACAAGTTGGCGATCTATTATTCAAGCCGTTCGAAGAAAGCCTGCGTGAGAATGTATTCCATCAGGAATACTTGAACGACCTCACGATCACACAAGCCGCATTGGGCGATGACGCCGGTCTGCTCGGCGCGCTCGCCTTGGCACGAATGCAAAGTATCTAG
- a CDS encoding acetyl ornithine aminotransferase family protein yields MNKLNVPGPKSLAMIERDKKVVSSSYPRGYPFVMDHGKGVEVWDPDGNRFIDMMGGIAVVSTGHTNPKVVKAVQETAEKFLHISSDFYHESWIRLSEKLDEIAPFKENAKTFLTNSGTEAVETAIKLAKFKTKRHNFIGFSGAFHGRTMGSVAFTASKPHYHRGFYPLMPGVTHVPFPDPYRPILERKKGEDYGETVVRYIEEEVFAHNVPGDEVAGILVESIQGEGGYLVPPDGFFPALRKLCDKYGILLITDEVQSGMGRTGKWWAIEHWGVEPDIITSAKGIASGLPLGACIARESVMDWPKGVHGNTYGGNPISCAASLATIELIEEQYLDNAKEVGQYTLEALQEIQARHTSIGDVRGKGLMIGIEFVKDRNTKEANEELRNRIEDIAFEHGLLLLGCGKSVIRLAPPLCITKAEMDEALEILEGVITMAEKE; encoded by the coding sequence ATGAATAAGTTAAATGTCCCAGGGCCCAAGTCTCTGGCTATGATCGAACGCGATAAGAAAGTGGTTTCATCGTCCTATCCACGCGGATATCCATTCGTGATGGATCACGGCAAAGGCGTTGAAGTATGGGACCCAGATGGCAACCGTTTTATCGATATGATGGGCGGCATTGCTGTTGTTTCAACAGGCCACACCAACCCAAAAGTTGTAAAGGCTGTGCAAGAAACAGCTGAAAAATTTCTGCACATTTCATCCGATTTTTATCATGAGAGTTGGATCCGCTTGAGCGAGAAGTTGGATGAGATCGCGCCGTTCAAAGAAAATGCAAAAACCTTTTTGACCAATTCGGGAACCGAAGCGGTTGAGACGGCGATCAAACTCGCAAAATTCAAAACCAAACGACATAACTTCATTGGGTTCTCTGGCGCCTTTCATGGGCGCACAATGGGCTCGGTGGCATTCACAGCCAGTAAGCCACACTATCACCGCGGGTTTTATCCATTGATGCCAGGCGTGACGCATGTGCCATTCCCTGATCCGTATCGCCCGATATTGGAACGTAAAAAAGGTGAAGATTATGGCGAGACCGTTGTCCGTTACATCGAAGAGGAAGTGTTCGCGCATAACGTACCCGGCGATGAGGTCGCAGGCATCTTGGTCGAGTCCATTCAAGGCGAAGGCGGATACCTCGTACCGCCGGACGGTTTCTTCCCTGCGCTTCGCAAACTCTGCGATAAATACGGTATCCTGTTGATCACAGATGAAGTGCAAAGCGGCATGGGGCGCACCGGCAAATGGTGGGCCATCGAACATTGGGGCGTGGAACCCGACATCATCACATCAGCAAAAGGTATCGCTTCAGGGTTGCCATTGGGCGCATGTATCGCGCGAGAATCCGTAATGGACTGGCCGAAAGGAGTCCACGGCAACACATATGGCGGAAATCCCATCTCATGCGCCGCTTCGCTGGCAACGATCGAGTTGATCGAAGAACAATACCTTGATAACGCAAAAGAGGTCGGTCAATATACGCTGGAAGCATTACAAGAAATCCAAGCACGCCACACATCCATCGGTGATGTGCGTGGCAAAGGCTTGATGATAGGCATTGAATTTGTAAAAGATAGAAACACCAAAGAAGCCAACGAAGAACTCCGCAACAGGATCGAAGATATTGCCTTTGAACATGGGTTGTTACTGCTCGGTTGCGGTAAATCCGTGATCCGCCTTGCACCGCCGCTGTGCATCACAAAAGCAGAGATGGACGAAGCTTTGGAGATCTTAGAGGGCGTAATCACGATGGCAGAAAAAGAATAA